In Deltaproteobacteria bacterium, a single genomic region encodes these proteins:
- a CDS encoding amidohydrolase, which translates to MQIIDADGHINDHICGDEIAQYMPKGNQMAKLFPEFDHLHFRYLKQNRRATGNPDAAAWTEFLEKTGISWTVLYPTAGLAVGRIMSPDWAVIACRAYNTWLHEKFLKKNSRLKGVALIPFQDIDAAIVELRRAVKELGVLGGMLPSNGEAIQGHFGNKFYWPLYEEAEKLGCCLAVHVGALHHMGMDAFTTYYPVHALGHPFSLMIQASAMIGHGVFDKFPKLRVGFLEGGATWVPFMMDRLDRSYHEGHVQMDVNGNRLGGPKEGEKASDYFKQQLSAGRIFVGFDCDDDGLNTAVAKGGRQSFLFGSDFPHEVFDAVKCRHEIDELLQRNDLTQEDKEAVLGGNALNFYRPAL; encoded by the coding sequence ATGCAAATCATCGACGCCGACGGCCATATCAACGACCATATTTGCGGCGACGAGATCGCCCAGTACATGCCCAAGGGCAATCAGATGGCGAAACTGTTTCCCGAGTTCGATCATCTGCATTTTCGCTACTTGAAACAAAACCGCCGCGCCACCGGCAACCCCGACGCCGCGGCATGGACTGAGTTTCTTGAAAAAACTGGAATTAGCTGGACCGTACTCTACCCCACCGCCGGTCTCGCCGTCGGTAGAATTATGTCGCCCGACTGGGCGGTGATCGCCTGCCGTGCTTATAATACTTGGCTGCACGAAAAGTTTCTCAAGAAAAACTCGCGGCTCAAAGGCGTCGCACTGATCCCGTTTCAAGATATCGATGCGGCGATCGTCGAACTGCGCCGCGCGGTCAAAGAGCTCGGCGTGTTGGGCGGCATGCTGCCAAGCAACGGCGAGGCGATCCAAGGGCACTTCGGCAATAAGTTCTACTGGCCGCTTTACGAAGAAGCGGAGAAACTTGGCTGCTGCCTCGCCGTCCACGTCGGCGCGCTCCATCACATGGGCATGGATGCCTTCACCACTTACTATCCCGTGCATGCACTCGGCCATCCGTTTAGCTTGATGATCCAAGCCTCGGCCATGATCGGCCATGGCGTGTTCGACAAATTTCCCAAATTGCGGGTCGGCTTTCTCGAAGGCGGCGCCACTTGGGTGCCGTTCATGATGGACCGCTTGGACCGCTCCTATCACGAAGGCCATGTGCAGATGGATGTGAATGGCAACCGGCTCGGCGGCCCAAAGGAAGGCGAGAAAGCCAGCGACTATTTCAAGCAGCAGCTAAGCGCGGGAAGAATTTTCGTCGGCTTCGATTGCGACGACGACGGTTTGAACACCGCGGTGGCCAAAGGCGGCCGGCAGTCGTTTCTATTCGGCAGCGATTTCCCCCACGAAGTCTTCGACGCAGTAAAATGCCGCCACGAGATCGATGAGCTGCTTCAACGAAACGATCTCACGCAGGAAGACAAAGAAGCGGTATTGGGCGGCAACGCGCTAAACTTTTATCGCCCCGCGCTGTAA
- a CDS encoding DoxX family protein has protein sequence MYWAISSPQIWSLIWPSASMICMESAPGKNCLKLNLFRLPDTLQSFPGFCYGRVVGAAAEPIQQWQSLMACLENKGEQTVDWIFQTHDTFAFLFLRFGLAVTFFMHGTQHAFGWHGGKGAKSQVTNWRDKYGIPLPMGVLAIVIELSTIVCMAMGFFVRPVALGLAIFMAFATFLGHWEHGFFLSTGAGKGSGIEYTMALMLMALTITIGGAGAFSIDGLLSR, from the coding sequence ATGTACTGGGCGATCTCGTCGCCGCAAATATGGTCGTTGATATGGCCGTCGGCGTCGATGATTTGCATGGAATCAGCTCCTGGTAAAAATTGCTTGAAGTTAAATCTATTCCGTTTGCCCGATACTTTGCAATCTTTTCCCGGCTTCTGCTATGGTCGTGTGGTTGGCGCGGCTGCGGAACCAATTCAACAATGGCAGAGTTTAATGGCTTGTTTAGAAAATAAGGGGGAGCAGACAGTGGACTGGATATTTCAAACCCACGATACCTTCGCATTTCTGTTTTTACGATTTGGCTTGGCGGTGACATTTTTTATGCACGGGACGCAGCATGCGTTCGGTTGGCATGGCGGTAAGGGCGCGAAGTCGCAGGTGACCAACTGGCGCGATAAATACGGCATACCCTTGCCCATGGGCGTCTTAGCGATCGTCATCGAGCTGTCGACGATAGTGTGCATGGCGATGGGATTTTTCGTCCGTCCGGTGGCGTTGGGCCTAGCGATATTTATGGCGTTCGCGACGTTTTTGGGCCACTGGGAACATGGCTTCTTTCTGTCCACGGGAGCGGGAAAAGGAAGCGGCATCGAGTACACCATGGCTTTGATGCTCATGGCCTTGACGATAACCATCGGCGGTGCCGGGGCGTTTTCCATCGATGGGTTGCTGAGCCGGTGA